In the uncultured Methanobacterium sp. genome, one interval contains:
- the rfbB gene encoding dTDP-glucose 4,6-dehydratase, translating to MKIMITGGAGFIGSNFVHHLCTNDDYEVMVLDKLTYAGDMENLKEIRDKVEFVKGDIADEELVSKIMRDCDMVVNFAAETHVDRSIEDPGVFVKTDVIGTYNLLENVRKYDVERYLQISTDEVYGSIESGSFTEENNMDPSSPYSASKAGGDLLVGAYWRTYDTPIIITRSSNNFGPRQYPEKLIPLFILNAMQDKPLPVYGDGKNVRDWIYVMDNCKGIETALLKGELGEVYNIGGGNEKNNLEITHLILELLNKPESLITFVDDRLGHDRRYSLDSAKAMKLGWKPEYSFEEALKETVEWYKENYSRYL from the coding sequence ATGAAGATAATGATTACAGGTGGTGCAGGATTTATAGGATCCAACTTCGTACACCACCTCTGTACTAACGATGATTATGAAGTAATGGTCCTGGACAAGTTGACCTATGCCGGGGACATGGAGAACCTCAAGGAAATCCGTGATAAGGTCGAATTTGTCAAAGGGGATATAGCAGATGAGGAACTGGTCTCTAAGATAATGCGAGACTGTGACATGGTGGTTAATTTTGCTGCTGAGACCCACGTGGACCGATCCATAGAGGATCCAGGTGTGTTCGTTAAAACCGATGTTATTGGAACCTACAATCTCCTGGAAAATGTTCGAAAATACGATGTGGAACGTTACCTGCAGATATCAACTGACGAAGTTTACGGGAGCATAGAATCAGGATCATTCACAGAAGAGAACAATATGGACCCATCCAGCCCATATTCAGCTAGTAAAGCCGGTGGAGACCTCCTGGTGGGGGCATATTGGAGGACATATGACACACCAATCATCATCACCCGGAGCAGTAACAACTTCGGGCCTCGCCAGTACCCGGAGAAGCTGATACCACTTTTCATCTTAAACGCAATGCAGGATAAACCTCTACCCGTCTATGGTGATGGGAAGAACGTCAGAGACTGGATCTATGTGATGGATAACTGTAAAGGAATAGAAACAGCCCTCCTTAAAGGTGAACTGGGAGAAGTTTACAACATCGGTGGAGGAAATGAGAAAAATAATCTGGAAATAACCCACCTCATACTGGAACTATTGAACAAACCAGAAAGCCTGATAACATTTGTTGATGATCGGCTGGGGCATGACCGCCGTTACTCACTGGACTCTGCTAAAGCAATGAAACTGGGCTGGAAACCAGAATATTCATTCGAAGAAGCATTAAAAGAGACTGTGGAATGGTATAAAGAGAATTATTCCCGATATTTATAA
- a CDS encoding DUF167 domain-containing protein gives MEAVQSTPHGIMVMIEVSPKSAKFQIAGYNPWRKTLEVKLKSPPTKGKANKELMKEFTTLTGHTTEIIAGHKSRQKTLLIHDMDENEFYKIIEDLI, from the coding sequence ATGGAGGCAGTTCAATCCACTCCCCATGGAATAATGGTAATGATAGAAGTATCCCCTAAATCAGCTAAGTTCCAGATAGCTGGTTATAACCCGTGGAGGAAGACACTGGAAGTGAAACTCAAATCACCCCCAACCAAGGGAAAAGCCAACAAAGAGCTCATGAAGGAATTTACCACTTTAACTGGACATACCACTGAGATCATTGCCGGACATAAAAGCCGCCAGAAAACTCTGCTTATACATGATATGGATGAAAACGAGTTTTATAAAATTATAGAGGATTTAATTTAA
- a CDS encoding dTDP-4-dehydrorhamnose 3,5-epimerase family protein: MIDGVKVKKLKVIPDERGWLMEILRCDDDIYQEFGQVYLTTAYPGVVKAWHFHKKQTDNFTCVNGMMKVALYDSREDSPTYGEVNEFFVGDRNPMLISVPPLVYHGFKAVGTETAFFVSVPTLPFNYDEPDEYRLDPDTDEIPYDWILDKSKKHG; the protein is encoded by the coding sequence ATGATTGACGGCGTAAAAGTAAAGAAACTTAAAGTCATTCCTGATGAAAGGGGATGGCTCATGGAAATATTAAGATGTGATGATGATATTTATCAGGAATTTGGACAGGTTTACCTGACCACAGCCTATCCTGGCGTGGTGAAGGCGTGGCATTTCCATAAAAAACAGACTGATAACTTCACTTGTGTCAACGGTATGATGAAGGTTGCATTGTATGATAGCAGGGAAGATTCACCAACTTATGGTGAGGTTAACGAATTCTTTGTTGGAGACAGAAATCCAATGCTCATAAGTGTCCCGCCACTGGTTTACCATGGATTTAAAGCAGTTGGTACTGAAACCGCCTTTTTTGTAAGTGTGCCCACATTACCCTTTAACTATGATGAACCTGATGAGTACCGTCTTGATCCAGACACCGATGAAATCCCCTATGACTGGATACTGGATAAGAGTAAAAAACATGGGTAA
- a CDS encoding DUF371 domain-containing protein has product MEYTFKAKGHHNVTSKHKTTFEVTQDTEMGLAADCIVGVSSNVSLNDLPLQVREAIQDENTLIQVILETENAKDIIKGFGHPQLTLDHPTDMVCRKSDYTCSRTLMIHADKAAVDLDSDLIDELVSGKTLKVTIIV; this is encoded by the coding sequence ATGGAATACACATTCAAGGCCAAAGGACATCACAACGTAACCTCCAAACATAAAACCACATTCGAAGTAACCCAGGACACAGAAATGGGATTGGCAGCAGATTGTATTGTGGGAGTATCATCTAATGTATCCTTAAATGATCTTCCTCTCCAGGTGAGGGAGGCCATTCAGGATGAAAATACATTGATTCAAGTAATTCTGGAGACAGAAAATGCAAAGGATATCATTAAAGGATTTGGACATCCCCAACTGACTCTGGATCACCCCACTGATATGGTGTGCCGTAAGAGTGATTATACCTGCAGTCGCACCCTGATGATACATGCAGACAAGGCAGCAGTTGATTTAGATAGTGATTTAATAGATGAACTTGTCTCTGGAAAAACATTAAAAGTTACTATAATTGTCTGA